A genome region from Gossypium hirsutum isolate 1008001.06 chromosome A04, Gossypium_hirsutum_v2.1, whole genome shotgun sequence includes the following:
- the LOC107949219 gene encoding light-mediated development protein DET1 isoform X1: MFKTNNVTSRIFERQIRTPAPGTSVHSARRFYENLVPSFTIYDVECPDHSFFKFTDDGQYFVCFSRNRQDLIVYRPTWLSFSCKGEDCDNNQELPPQVKRFESFFTQLYVKPLASCNELICKDFFLYMESNQFGIFATSTAQIQDARGTDGAILGVPSFEKITIHLFRLEDGFKLDEKVFHNDCVNLTHNMGAFLYDDLLAVVSLRYQTIHILQIRDSGNLVDVRAIGAYCREDDELFINSSSQLAGNRGDLVDNGTNHDQPNSNNSFLSGIKQRLLSFIFREIWSEETDQTQRVQCLKKKFYFHFQDYVDLVILKVQFLDRHHLLIKFGSVDVGASRNTDQLPAFFAVYNMETTEIVAFYQNAADELYLLFERFCDHFHATSINSMYMNFISSHSNNIHALEQLKSMKNKATSISQFVKKMLSSLPLNCQSMSPSPYFDQSLFRFDEKLISATDRPRQSTDHPIRFNSRRQGDILKFKIKTGPEFGSADGRSKKYSHFLFHPVWPLALSFIQPSLFLPPSAVNIHFRR, encoded by the exons ATGTTCAAAACCAACAATGTCACTTCCCGAATTTTCGAGCGTCAAATTCGAACCCCTGCGCCTGGAACCAGT GTTCACTCTGCTAGGAGATTTTACGAGAATTTAGTTCCTAGTTTTACGATATATGATGTGGAATGTCCGGACCATTCGTTTTTTAAATTCACGGATGATGGTCAGTACTTTGTGTGTTTCAGTAGGAACCGTCAGGATTTGATTGTGTATAGGCCGACATGGCTTTCGTTTTCGTGTAAAGGAGAAGATTGTGATAATAACCAGGAACTCCCTCCCCAAGTTAAGAGGTTTGAGAGTTTCTTCACACAGTTATATGTTAAACCACTTGCTTCCTGCAACGAGCTTATATGTAAAGACTTCTTTCTCTACATGGAGAGTAATCAATTCGGAATCTTCGCTACTTCGACCGCACAAATTCAAGATGCTCGTGGCACGGATGGTGCAATCCTTGGGGTCCCATCATTTGAAAAAATCACTATTCACCTCTTCAG GTTGGAAGATGGGTTTAAGCTAGATGAGAAGGTATTTCACAATGATTGTGTCAATCTTACCCATAATATGGGTGCCTTCTTGTATGATGATTTGCTGGCAGTTGTGTCGCTTCGTTATCAAACAATACACATTCTTCAAATCAGGGACTCCGGGAACCTTGTTGATGTGCGAGCTATCGGCGCATACTGTCGTGAAGATGACGAGCTTTTTATAAATTCCAGTTCTCag TTGGCGGGTAATCGCGGAGATCTTGTAGATAATGGTACAAATCATGACCAGCCTAATTCAAACAATTCTTTTTTGAGTGGTATCAAACAACGCTTACTTTCATTCATCTTCCGAGAAATATGGAGTGAAGAAACAGATCAAACCCAG AGGGTCCAATGCTTAAAGAAGAAGTTTTATTTCCATTTCCAGGACTATGTTGATTTGGTGATCTTGAAG GTACAATTCTTGGACCGGCATCATCTGCTTATCAAGTTTGGTAGTGTTGATGTAGGG GCATCACGCAACACTGACCAACTTCCAGCTTTCTTTGCTGTATATAATATGGAGACAACTGAAATTGTTGCATTCTATCAG AATGCAGCAGATGAACTTTACCTTCTCTTTGAGCGGTTCTGTGACCACTTCCACGCAACATCAATAAATTCAATGTATATGAATTTCATATCTTCTCACTCAAATAATATTCATGCTCTTGAACAACTAAAGAGCATGAAGAATAAAGCCACCAGTATCTCACAG TTTGTAAAGAAGATGCTGTCCTCGTTGCCTTTAAATTGTCAATCAATGAGTCCTTCTCCCTACTTTGATCAGTCTCTCTTCCGATTTGATGAAAAG CTAATCTCTGCAACTGACCGGCCCAGACAATCGACAGATCATCCCATCAGGTTCAATTCTAGGAGGCAAGGAGACATTCTCAAATTTAAGATCAAGACAG GCCCTGAATTTGGCAGCGCGGATGGCCGGAGCAAAAAGTATTCgcatttcctcttccatcctGTTTGGCCATTGGCTCTCTCCTTCATCCAGCCATCTTTGTTCTTGCCACCGTCAGCGGTGAATATTCACTTCCGGCGATAA
- the LOC107949219 gene encoding light-mediated development protein DET1 isoform X3: MFKTNNVTSRIFERQIRTPAPGTSVHSARRFYENLVPSFTIYDVECPDHSFFKFTDDGQYFVCFSRNRQDLIVYRPTWLSFSCKGEDCDNNQELPPQVKRFESFFTQLYVKPLASCNELICKDFFLYMESNQFGIFATSTAQIQDARGTDGAILGVPSFEKITIHLFRLEDGFKLDEKVFHNDCVNLTHNMGAFLYDDLLAVVSLRYQTIHILQIRDSGNLVDVRAIGAYCREDDELFINSSSQLAGNRGDLVDNGTNHDQPNSNNSFLSGIKQRLLSFIFREIWSEETDQTQRVQCLKKKFYFHFQDYVDLVILKVQFLDRHHLLIKFGSVDVGASRNTDQLPAFFAVYNMETTEIVAFYQNAADELYLLFERFCDHFHATSINSMYMNFISSHSNNIHALEQLKSMKNKATSISQDSARHDNALLDTISSIVF, translated from the exons ATGTTCAAAACCAACAATGTCACTTCCCGAATTTTCGAGCGTCAAATTCGAACCCCTGCGCCTGGAACCAGT GTTCACTCTGCTAGGAGATTTTACGAGAATTTAGTTCCTAGTTTTACGATATATGATGTGGAATGTCCGGACCATTCGTTTTTTAAATTCACGGATGATGGTCAGTACTTTGTGTGTTTCAGTAGGAACCGTCAGGATTTGATTGTGTATAGGCCGACATGGCTTTCGTTTTCGTGTAAAGGAGAAGATTGTGATAATAACCAGGAACTCCCTCCCCAAGTTAAGAGGTTTGAGAGTTTCTTCACACAGTTATATGTTAAACCACTTGCTTCCTGCAACGAGCTTATATGTAAAGACTTCTTTCTCTACATGGAGAGTAATCAATTCGGAATCTTCGCTACTTCGACCGCACAAATTCAAGATGCTCGTGGCACGGATGGTGCAATCCTTGGGGTCCCATCATTTGAAAAAATCACTATTCACCTCTTCAG GTTGGAAGATGGGTTTAAGCTAGATGAGAAGGTATTTCACAATGATTGTGTCAATCTTACCCATAATATGGGTGCCTTCTTGTATGATGATTTGCTGGCAGTTGTGTCGCTTCGTTATCAAACAATACACATTCTTCAAATCAGGGACTCCGGGAACCTTGTTGATGTGCGAGCTATCGGCGCATACTGTCGTGAAGATGACGAGCTTTTTATAAATTCCAGTTCTCag TTGGCGGGTAATCGCGGAGATCTTGTAGATAATGGTACAAATCATGACCAGCCTAATTCAAACAATTCTTTTTTGAGTGGTATCAAACAACGCTTACTTTCATTCATCTTCCGAGAAATATGGAGTGAAGAAACAGATCAAACCCAG AGGGTCCAATGCTTAAAGAAGAAGTTTTATTTCCATTTCCAGGACTATGTTGATTTGGTGATCTTGAAG GTACAATTCTTGGACCGGCATCATCTGCTTATCAAGTTTGGTAGTGTTGATGTAGGG GCATCACGCAACACTGACCAACTTCCAGCTTTCTTTGCTGTATATAATATGGAGACAACTGAAATTGTTGCATTCTATCAG AATGCAGCAGATGAACTTTACCTTCTCTTTGAGCGGTTCTGTGACCACTTCCACGCAACATCAATAAATTCAATGTATATGAATTTCATATCTTCTCACTCAAATAATATTCATGCTCTTGAACAACTAAAGAGCATGAAGAATAAAGCCACCAGTATCTCACAG GATTCTGCCAGGCATGATAATGCGTTGCTGGATACCATTTCCAGCATAGTATTTTAA
- the LOC107949219 gene encoding light-mediated development protein DET1 isoform X2 has translation MFKTNNVTSRIFERQIRTPAPGTSVHSARRFYENLVPSFTIYDVECPDHSFFKFTDDGQYFVCFSRNRQDLIVYRPTWLSFSCKGEDCDNNQELPPQVKRFESFFTQLYVKPLASCNELICKDFFLYMESNQFGIFATSTAQIQDARGTDGAILGVPSFEKITIHLFRLEDGFKLDEKVFHNDCVNLTHNMGAFLYDDLLAVVSLRYQTIHILQIRDSGNLVDVRAIGAYCREDDELFINSSSQLAGNRGDLVDNGTNHDQPNSNNSFLSGIKQRLLSFIFREIWSEETDQTQRVQCLKKKFYFHFQDYVDLVILKASRNTDQLPAFFAVYNMETTEIVAFYQNAADELYLLFERFCDHFHATSINSMYMNFISSHSNNIHALEQLKSMKNKATSISQFVKKMLSSLPLNCQSMSPSPYFDQSLFRFDEKLISATDRPRQSTDHPIRFNSRRQGDILKFKIKTGPEFGSADGRSKKYSHFLFHPVWPLALSFIQPSLFLPPSAVNIHFRR, from the exons ATGTTCAAAACCAACAATGTCACTTCCCGAATTTTCGAGCGTCAAATTCGAACCCCTGCGCCTGGAACCAGT GTTCACTCTGCTAGGAGATTTTACGAGAATTTAGTTCCTAGTTTTACGATATATGATGTGGAATGTCCGGACCATTCGTTTTTTAAATTCACGGATGATGGTCAGTACTTTGTGTGTTTCAGTAGGAACCGTCAGGATTTGATTGTGTATAGGCCGACATGGCTTTCGTTTTCGTGTAAAGGAGAAGATTGTGATAATAACCAGGAACTCCCTCCCCAAGTTAAGAGGTTTGAGAGTTTCTTCACACAGTTATATGTTAAACCACTTGCTTCCTGCAACGAGCTTATATGTAAAGACTTCTTTCTCTACATGGAGAGTAATCAATTCGGAATCTTCGCTACTTCGACCGCACAAATTCAAGATGCTCGTGGCACGGATGGTGCAATCCTTGGGGTCCCATCATTTGAAAAAATCACTATTCACCTCTTCAG GTTGGAAGATGGGTTTAAGCTAGATGAGAAGGTATTTCACAATGATTGTGTCAATCTTACCCATAATATGGGTGCCTTCTTGTATGATGATTTGCTGGCAGTTGTGTCGCTTCGTTATCAAACAATACACATTCTTCAAATCAGGGACTCCGGGAACCTTGTTGATGTGCGAGCTATCGGCGCATACTGTCGTGAAGATGACGAGCTTTTTATAAATTCCAGTTCTCag TTGGCGGGTAATCGCGGAGATCTTGTAGATAATGGTACAAATCATGACCAGCCTAATTCAAACAATTCTTTTTTGAGTGGTATCAAACAACGCTTACTTTCATTCATCTTCCGAGAAATATGGAGTGAAGAAACAGATCAAACCCAG AGGGTCCAATGCTTAAAGAAGAAGTTTTATTTCCATTTCCAGGACTATGTTGATTTGGTGATCTTGAAG GCATCACGCAACACTGACCAACTTCCAGCTTTCTTTGCTGTATATAATATGGAGACAACTGAAATTGTTGCATTCTATCAG AATGCAGCAGATGAACTTTACCTTCTCTTTGAGCGGTTCTGTGACCACTTCCACGCAACATCAATAAATTCAATGTATATGAATTTCATATCTTCTCACTCAAATAATATTCATGCTCTTGAACAACTAAAGAGCATGAAGAATAAAGCCACCAGTATCTCACAG TTTGTAAAGAAGATGCTGTCCTCGTTGCCTTTAAATTGTCAATCAATGAGTCCTTCTCCCTACTTTGATCAGTCTCTCTTCCGATTTGATGAAAAG CTAATCTCTGCAACTGACCGGCCCAGACAATCGACAGATCATCCCATCAGGTTCAATTCTAGGAGGCAAGGAGACATTCTCAAATTTAAGATCAAGACAG GCCCTGAATTTGGCAGCGCGGATGGCCGGAGCAAAAAGTATTCgcatttcctcttccatcctGTTTGGCCATTGGCTCTCTCCTTCATCCAGCCATCTTTGTTCTTGCCACCGTCAGCGGTGAATATTCACTTCCGGCGATAA